A single Defluviitalea saccharophila DNA region contains:
- a CDS encoding SLC13 family permease, which yields MKMTAMIIFIATYALLLIFPKIRAYIALLSASLFVLIGIIPLNKCLITVDWNVILMIAGTMGIVALFIESKMPALLADWLIEKTPNIKWSIIALSLFAGIISAFVDNVATVLMVAPVALNIAKKLKISPVQSIIAIAVSSNLQGAATLVGDTTSILLGSYGNLDFLDFFFFKQKPGMFWIIQSGAISTILVLMLLFRNYTKPIKTMRRTTVKNYFPTVLLLGMIILLIFASFIPNKPSMTNGVICITLFYIGLLNSFYKTKNIGVVLKALREIDYYTLLLLAGLFVVVGGITEAGVVEDISKIFVTISNDDIFVIYTLIVWASVFFSAFIDNIPYVATMLPVTAGIAKLLDIDPYILYFGLLSGATLGGNLTPIGASANITALGILRKNGYEVSTKEFMKIGVPFTLTAVTIGYLLIWFIWS from the coding sequence ATGAAGATGACTGCAATGATTATCTTTATTGCAACCTATGCACTGCTTTTAATTTTTCCAAAAATCAGAGCCTATATTGCACTTCTTTCCGCCTCACTCTTTGTACTGATTGGAATAATACCTCTAAATAAATGCTTAATCACCGTAGATTGGAATGTTATTTTAATGATTGCAGGTACCATGGGGATTGTAGCTTTATTTATCGAATCAAAAATGCCCGCACTGTTGGCAGATTGGTTAATTGAGAAAACGCCAAATATCAAATGGTCAATCATAGCCTTATCCCTATTTGCAGGCATTATTTCTGCTTTTGTAGATAATGTCGCTACGGTTTTAATGGTAGCACCTGTGGCTTTAAACATAGCAAAAAAACTCAAAATTTCTCCTGTACAGAGCATCATTGCCATTGCGGTTTCATCAAATCTTCAAGGGGCAGCTACCTTAGTAGGGGATACAACCTCCATACTTTTAGGCAGTTATGGAAACCTTGATTTTTTAGACTTTTTCTTTTTTAAGCAAAAACCCGGGATGTTTTGGATCATCCAATCTGGGGCAATTTCTACTATATTGGTGTTGATGCTTTTATTTAGAAACTATACGAAGCCAATTAAAACTATGAGAAGAACAACAGTGAAAAATTATTTTCCAACAGTTCTTCTTCTTGGAATGATCATTTTGTTAATTTTTGCTTCCTTTATACCTAATAAGCCTAGTATGACCAATGGAGTCATCTGTATAACACTATTTTATATAGGCCTATTGAATAGTTTTTATAAAACAAAAAATATTGGAGTTGTTTTAAAAGCCTTAAGAGAAATAGACTATTATACCCTTCTTTTATTAGCTGGACTTTTTGTCGTGGTTGGGGGGATAACAGAAGCCGGGGTTGTTGAAGACATTAGTAAGATTTTTGTAACCATCAGCAATGATGATATCTTTGTGATTTATACATTAATCGTTTGGGCATCCGTATTTTTCTCCGCATTCATTGATAATATTCCTTATGTTGCAACCATGCTCCCTGTAACGGCAGGAATCGCAAAGCTATTAGATATAGACCCGTATATTTTATATTTTGGTTTACTTTCAGGTGCAACCTTAGGAGGGAATTTAACACCAATCGGTGCTTCAGCAAATATTACAGCACTTGGAATTCTTAGAAAAAACGGATATGAAGTAAGTACTAAAGAATTCATGAAAATCGGTGTGCCCTTTACCTTAACGGCAGTAACCATTGGCTATCTATTGATTTGGTTTATATGGAGCTAA